In a single window of the Streptomyces sp. CGMCC 4.7035 genome:
- a CDS encoding TlyA family RNA methyltransferase: MAGVARRRLDAELVRRKLARSREHASQLIAAGRVTVGKTVATKPATQVETAAAIVVAQDDGDPDYVSRGGHKLAGALKVFVPQGLVVEGRRALDAGASTGGFTDVLLRAGVAHVVAVDVGYGQLAWSLQSDERVTVKDRTNVRELTLEAIDGEPVDLVVGDLSFIPLGLVLPALVRCTKPDADLVMMVKPQFEVGKERLGSGGVVRSPELRAEAVRSVAERAAELGLGVKGVTASPLPGPSGNVEYFLWLRAGAPALDPADVDRAVAEGPR, from the coding sequence GTGGCAGGAGTCGCACGCCGCCGTCTGGACGCGGAGCTGGTCCGCCGGAAGCTGGCGCGCTCGCGCGAACACGCCAGCCAGCTGATCGCCGCGGGCCGGGTCACGGTCGGCAAGACCGTCGCGACCAAACCCGCCACGCAGGTCGAGACCGCGGCCGCCATCGTGGTGGCGCAGGACGACGGCGACCCCGACTACGTGTCCAGGGGCGGCCACAAGCTCGCCGGCGCGCTGAAGGTCTTCGTACCGCAGGGGCTCGTCGTCGAGGGCCGGCGGGCACTGGACGCCGGCGCGTCCACCGGAGGCTTCACCGACGTGCTGCTGCGCGCGGGTGTCGCTCACGTCGTCGCCGTCGACGTCGGATACGGACAACTCGCATGGTCTCTCCAGAGCGATGAACGCGTCACCGTCAAGGACCGTACGAACGTACGCGAGTTGACGCTCGAAGCGATCGATGGGGAGCCAGTGGATCTTGTCGTGGGGGATCTTTCCTTCATCCCGCTCGGACTGGTGCTGCCCGCCCTGGTGCGGTGCACGAAGCCGGACGCCGATCTGGTGATGATGGTCAAGCCGCAGTTCGAGGTGGGGAAGGAACGGCTGGGCAGCGGCGGGGTCGTCCGCAGCCCGGAGCTGCGCGCGGAGGCCGTGCGCTCAGTGGCCGAACGGGCCGCCGAACTGGGGCTGGGCGTGAAGGGTGTGACCGCCAGCCCGCTGCCCGGACCCTCGGGCAACGTCGAGTACTTTCTGTGGCTGCGAGCCGGAGCACCCGCACTGGACCCGGCCGATGTTGACCGTGCAGTGGCGGAGGGGCCGCGTTGA
- a CDS encoding SCP2 sterol-binding domain-containing protein, producing the protein MATIEECRSALDKLSDNLAGADGDVRTAAALDRSLSCRITDLDITFVGRLKDGRIEVLDTLQGPPPEKAQIRLTMSGDDLVAMVDGELNFARAWGAGRVRLEAGLLDLLRLRKLL; encoded by the coding sequence ATGGCGACGATTGAGGAGTGCCGCAGCGCACTCGACAAGCTCTCGGACAACTTGGCGGGTGCCGACGGGGACGTGCGCACGGCCGCGGCCCTGGACCGCTCGCTCAGCTGCCGTATCACCGACCTGGACATCACCTTCGTCGGCCGCCTCAAGGACGGCCGGATCGAGGTGCTCGACACGCTGCAGGGTCCACCGCCCGAGAAGGCACAGATCAGGCTGACCATGAGCGGCGACGACCTGGTGGCGATGGTCGACGGCGAGCTGAACTTCGCGAGGGCCTGGGGCGCGGGCCGGGTGAGGCTGGAGGCGGGCCTGCTGGATCTGCTCCGGCTCAGGAAGCTTCTTTAG
- a CDS encoding ABC transporter ATP-binding protein, which produces MNAADGPDLNDKRSTVNRLSADNVTLAYDQRVIAEQLSVEIPDNSFTVIVGPNACGKSTLLRALSRMLRPSQGRVLLDGQVIQSMPAKKVARTLGLLPQSSIAPDGITVGDLVGRGRYPHQGILRQWSNEDERVVRESMTRTGVAELADRYVDELSGGQRQRVWIAMALAQQTPLLLLDEPTTYLDIQHQIDVLDLCAQLHEEQGRTLVAVLHDLNHAARYATHLIALRDGRVVAEGAPNDIVTAELVEEVFGLRCQVISDPETGTPLVVPAARKARARVAVEEVS; this is translated from the coding sequence ATGAATGCCGCCGACGGGCCGGACCTGAACGACAAAAGGAGTACCGTGAACCGCCTCTCCGCCGACAACGTCACCCTCGCCTACGACCAGCGCGTGATCGCCGAGCAGTTGTCCGTGGAGATCCCCGACAACTCCTTCACGGTGATCGTCGGCCCGAACGCGTGCGGCAAGTCCACCCTCCTGCGCGCCCTGTCCCGGATGCTCAGGCCGTCCCAGGGGCGGGTGCTCCTGGACGGGCAGGTCATCCAGTCGATGCCGGCGAAGAAGGTCGCGCGGACCCTGGGTCTGCTGCCGCAGTCCTCGATCGCGCCCGACGGGATCACCGTCGGGGACCTGGTGGGCCGCGGCCGCTATCCGCATCAGGGGATCCTGCGCCAGTGGTCGAACGAGGACGAGCGGGTCGTGCGGGAGTCGATGACGCGGACCGGCGTCGCCGAACTCGCCGACCGGTACGTGGACGAGCTCTCCGGCGGCCAGCGACAGCGCGTGTGGATCGCCATGGCGCTCGCCCAGCAGACCCCGCTGCTGCTGCTCGACGAGCCGACCACCTACCTCGACATCCAGCACCAGATCGACGTCCTCGACCTGTGCGCGCAGCTGCACGAGGAGCAGGGGCGCACGCTGGTCGCGGTCCTGCACGACCTCAACCACGCCGCCCGGTACGCCACCCACCTCATCGCGCTGCGCGACGGCCGGGTCGTGGCCGAGGGAGCGCCGAACGACATCGTCACGGCCGAACTGGTCGAGGAGGTCTTCGGGCTGCGCTGCCAGGTCATCTCCGACCCGGAGACCGGAACGCCGCTGGTGGTGCCGGCCGCACGCAAGGCACGCGCGCGCGTGGCGGTCGAAGAGGTTTCCTGA
- a CDS encoding FecCD family ABC transporter permease, whose translation MKTTRTPALRIRGGFSVRIDLRALTVVVLLLVAALTASIVLIGTGDFPIPAGDVLKTLVGNGNPGQEFIVTELRLPRVLVGLLVGASLGLGGALFQSLTRNPLGSPDVLGLGQGSTAGALVMIVLFSGSAIQVALGALVGGLATGAAIYLLAWKQGVHGYRMVLVGIGVSAVATAVNGYLLTKADIVDAARAVVWMTGSLNGRDWDQVWPLLGLCGVLVPLVLGNARGLRTMEMGDDVSYALGVRVERVRLVLMVAAVLLTAGATAAAGPVGFVALTAPQLARRLTFPRCLKGAGGAPMPGPNLVPSMVMGATLLIVADWASQRLFGADQLPVGVVTGVLGGVYLLWLLVTERRAGRI comes from the coding sequence GTGAAGACCACCCGCACCCCGGCCCTCCGCATCCGCGGCGGGTTCTCCGTCCGGATCGACCTGCGCGCCCTCACGGTCGTCGTGCTGCTCCTGGTCGCCGCACTCACCGCGAGCATCGTCCTCATCGGCACCGGAGACTTCCCCATCCCGGCCGGGGACGTCCTCAAGACGCTGGTCGGCAACGGCAATCCGGGCCAGGAGTTCATCGTCACCGAACTGCGGCTGCCGCGCGTCCTCGTCGGGCTGCTCGTCGGCGCCTCGCTCGGGCTCGGCGGCGCGCTGTTCCAGTCCCTCACCCGTAATCCGCTGGGCAGCCCCGATGTGCTCGGCCTCGGCCAGGGCTCAACGGCCGGCGCCCTGGTGATGATCGTGCTGTTCTCCGGGAGCGCCATTCAAGTGGCCCTCGGCGCGCTCGTGGGAGGTCTGGCGACCGGAGCGGCCATCTATCTGCTCGCCTGGAAGCAGGGCGTGCACGGTTATCGAATGGTCCTCGTCGGCATCGGCGTCTCCGCGGTCGCCACGGCGGTCAACGGCTATCTCCTCACCAAGGCCGACATCGTCGACGCGGCCCGCGCGGTCGTCTGGATGACCGGCTCCCTCAACGGCCGCGACTGGGACCAGGTCTGGCCGCTGCTCGGGCTGTGCGGCGTCCTCGTACCGCTCGTCCTCGGCAACGCGCGGGGGCTGCGGACGATGGAGATGGGCGACGACGTCTCGTACGCCCTCGGGGTGCGCGTCGAGCGCGTACGGCTGGTGCTGATGGTGGCCGCGGTGCTGCTGACCGCCGGTGCCACCGCCGCCGCGGGCCCGGTCGGGTTCGTGGCGCTCACCGCGCCGCAGCTCGCCCGCCGACTGACCTTCCCCCGCTGCCTTAAGGGCGCGGGAGGTGCCCCCATGCCCGGGCCGAACCTGGTGCCCTCCATGGTCATGGGCGCCACCTTGCTGATCGTCGCGGACTGGGCCTCGCAGCGACTCTTCGGCGCGGACCAGCTGCCTGTGGGCGTGGTCACCGGGGTTCTCGGCGGCGTCTATCTGCTGTGGCTGCTGGTCACCGAGCGCAGGGCGGGCCGCATATGA
- a CDS encoding FecCD family ABC transporter permease yields the protein MLVDSPPEPSAETAPAPPTHRAIRALGLLASVVILALVALASIAIGAKELPLDQVWHGLFHDSGTYADVVVDDRLARTVLGLLVGAALGLSGAVLQALTRNPLADPGLLGINAGASAAVVTAITYFGVTSLSGYVWFAFVGAAAVGALVWFLGGSRGATPVRLALAGTAISAALYGYLQAVMITDDAALGKMRFWTVGSLASATDATITQVLPFLVVGTVLSLALARPLNAVAMGDDTARALGADLNRTRVLSMAAATVLCGAATAACGPILFVGLMVPHVVRSFTGPDLRWILPYATVLSPVLLLGADVVGRVLARPAELQVGIMTAVIGGPVFILLVRRRRTAQL from the coding sequence GTGTTGGTCGACAGTCCCCCCGAGCCGAGCGCGGAAACCGCTCCCGCGCCCCCAACCCACCGGGCGATACGGGCCCTTGGGCTCCTCGCCTCGGTCGTGATCCTGGCGCTCGTCGCGCTGGCGAGCATCGCGATCGGAGCGAAAGAGCTGCCGTTGGACCAGGTCTGGCACGGCCTGTTCCACGACTCGGGCACGTATGCCGACGTCGTGGTCGACGACCGGCTGGCGCGCACGGTCCTCGGACTGCTGGTCGGTGCCGCGCTCGGCCTGTCCGGCGCCGTCCTCCAGGCGCTCACCCGCAATCCGCTGGCCGACCCGGGACTGCTCGGCATCAACGCGGGCGCGTCTGCCGCGGTCGTCACCGCCATCACGTACTTCGGCGTCACGAGCCTGAGCGGCTATGTGTGGTTCGCCTTCGTCGGCGCGGCCGCCGTCGGGGCCCTGGTGTGGTTCCTCGGCGGCAGCCGGGGCGCCACACCGGTGCGGCTGGCCCTCGCCGGTACCGCGATCAGCGCGGCGCTCTACGGCTATCTCCAGGCCGTGATGATCACGGATGACGCGGCGCTCGGCAAGATGCGCTTCTGGACGGTCGGTTCGCTGGCCTCGGCCACCGACGCGACCATCACCCAGGTCCTGCCCTTCCTCGTGGTCGGCACGGTCCTCTCGCTGGCCCTCGCCCGGCCCCTGAACGCCGTGGCGATGGGCGACGACACCGCCCGCGCCCTCGGCGCCGACCTGAACCGCACCCGTGTCCTGTCCATGGCCGCCGCCACCGTGCTCTGCGGGGCCGCCACCGCCGCCTGCGGGCCGATCCTTTTCGTCGGGCTGATGGTCCCGCATGTCGTACGGTCCTTCACCGGCCCCGACCTGCGCTGGATCCTGCCGTACGCGACCGTCCTGTCGCCCGTGCTGCTGCTGGGCGCCGACGTCGTCGGCCGTGTTCTCGCCCGGCCCGCCGAACTCCAGGTCGGCATCATGACCGCGGTCATCGGCGGCCCGGTCTTCATCCTGCTCGTACGACGGCGGAGGACGGCGCAGCTGTGA
- a CDS encoding HAD hydrolase-like protein, producing MSQTVRTRPEGSARPLSEAYDTALLDLDGVVYAGGSAIAHAVESLGTARAGGMHLAYVTNNALRTPDAVAAHLTELGIPTGASDVITSAQAVARLISEQVPVGSRVLVIGGEGLRVALRERGLEPVESADDGPVAVVQGYGGPELPWGRFAEACYAIARGVPWFASNTDLTIPSVRGIAPGNGAAVEVVRIATGAEPQVAGKPLPPMHRETILRTGAERPLVVGDRLDTDIEGAFNGEVDSLLVLTGVTDGAQLLAAPPQHRPTYVDADLRGLLTGQPEIVMAGDGFRCGGWTATAGERLELEGEGESLDGLRALCAAAWTAAGEGSCALDGGKALARLGL from the coding sequence ATGAGCCAGACCGTCAGGACGCGGCCCGAGGGCAGTGCGCGACCCCTGAGCGAGGCGTACGACACCGCGCTGCTCGACCTGGACGGGGTGGTGTACGCGGGCGGGAGCGCGATCGCGCACGCCGTGGAGTCGCTGGGCACCGCACGCGCGGGCGGGATGCACCTGGCGTACGTCACGAACAACGCGCTGCGCACGCCGGACGCGGTGGCCGCGCACCTCACGGAGCTGGGGATACCGACGGGGGCCTCGGACGTCATCACGTCGGCGCAGGCCGTGGCCCGGCTGATCAGTGAGCAGGTGCCCGTCGGATCGCGCGTGCTGGTCATCGGGGGTGAGGGGCTGCGGGTCGCGCTGCGGGAGCGGGGGCTCGAGCCCGTCGAGTCCGCGGACGACGGTCCGGTGGCCGTGGTGCAGGGGTACGGGGGGCCGGAGCTGCCCTGGGGGCGGTTCGCTGAGGCCTGTTACGCCATCGCGCGCGGAGTGCCGTGGTTCGCGTCCAACACCGACCTGACGATCCCGAGCGTGCGCGGCATCGCGCCGGGGAACGGGGCGGCCGTGGAGGTCGTACGCATCGCGACGGGTGCCGAGCCGCAGGTGGCGGGCAAGCCGCTGCCGCCGATGCACCGGGAGACGATCCTGCGCACCGGCGCCGAGCGGCCGCTGGTGGTCGGGGACCGGCTGGACACGGACATCGAGGGCGCGTTCAACGGCGAGGTCGACTCGCTGCTCGTCCTGACCGGCGTGACGGACGGCGCCCAGCTGCTTGCCGCGCCGCCGCAGCACCGGCCGACGTACGTGGACGCGGATCTGCGGGGTCTGCTGACCGGGCAGCCGGAGATCGTCATGGCGGGCGACGGTTTCCGCTGCGGTGGGTGGACGGCGACGGCGGGTGAGCGGCTGGAGCTGGAGGGCGAGGGCGAGTCCCTGGACGGGCTGCGGGCGCTGTGCGCGGCGGCCTGGACGGCGGCCGGGGAGGGCTCCTGCGCGCTGGACGGGGGGAAGGCGCTGGCGCGACTGGGACTGTGA
- a CDS encoding DUF1015 domain-containing protein, whose amino-acid sequence MNTAGPGDVPARMGLELTPFRGLRYDPERVGSLAAVTSPPYDVVVRPDGLLHLESADPYNIVRLILPQATSPAARNEQAADTLRRWLAEGVLTTDTEPGLYIYEQRGNGLLQRGVIGALRVSEPSEGVVLPHEDVMPHVIADRAALMRATSANLEPLLLTYRGNRSETGTRAVIERTAERPPLLSTTTEDGFSHRLWAVTDPADLAEIQSDLAEHQALIADGHHRWATYVRLRAEHGSPSPWDYGLVLLVDTARYPLRVRAIHRLLHRLPVADALSALTGLFRVRDLRVPLAEALETLADAACAGNAFLLAGDGAFHLVDRPSPDLLARTVPADRPEAWRTLDATVLHATLLKQVWRIPEDSPEHIAYIHDTAATVEKAERDGGTAVLMHPVREEVVRELARQGVTMPRKSTSFGPKPASGLVLRALTP is encoded by the coding sequence ATGAACACTGCAGGTCCCGGGGACGTACCGGCGCGCATGGGCCTTGAACTGACTCCCTTCCGGGGCCTGCGCTACGACCCCGAGCGTGTCGGAAGCCTCGCCGCCGTCACGTCGCCGCCGTACGACGTCGTCGTACGGCCCGACGGGCTGCTCCACCTGGAGTCGGCCGACCCGTACAACATCGTTCGCCTGATCCTTCCCCAGGCGACCAGCCCAGCGGCCCGTAACGAACAGGCGGCGGACACCCTGCGCCGCTGGCTCGCCGAAGGCGTCCTGACGACCGACACCGAGCCCGGTCTGTACATCTACGAGCAGCGCGGCAACGGCCTGCTGCAACGCGGCGTCATAGGCGCCCTGCGCGTGTCGGAGCCGTCGGAGGGCGTGGTCCTCCCCCACGAGGACGTCATGCCGCACGTGATCGCCGACCGGGCGGCCCTGATGCGCGCGACCTCCGCCAACCTCGAACCGCTTCTCCTGACGTACCGCGGCAACCGCTCCGAGACCGGTACGAGGGCCGTCATCGAGCGCACGGCCGAACGCCCTCCGCTGCTGAGCACCACGACGGAGGACGGCTTCAGTCACCGCCTGTGGGCGGTCACGGATCCGGCCGACCTCGCGGAGATCCAGTCGGACCTGGCCGAGCACCAGGCCCTCATCGCCGACGGCCACCACCGCTGGGCGACGTACGTGCGTCTACGCGCGGAGCACGGCTCCCCCAGCCCCTGGGACTACGGCCTGGTCCTGCTGGTGGACACCGCCCGCTACCCCCTCCGGGTCCGCGCGATCCACCGCCTCCTGCACCGCCTCCCGGTGGCCGACGCGCTCTCCGCCCTCACGGGCCTGTTCCGGGTACGCGATCTGCGTGTCCCGCTGGCCGAGGCCCTGGAGACGCTGGCCGACGCGGCCTGCGCCGGCAACGCCTTCCTGCTCGCGGGCGACGGCGCCTTCCATCTCGTCGACCGGCCGTCCCCGGACCTCCTGGCCCGTACGGTCCCGGCTGACCGCCCGGAGGCCTGGCGCACCCTGGACGCGACAGTCCTGCACGCCACGCTCCTCAAGCAGGTCTGGCGCATTCCCGAGGACTCGCCGGAGCACATCGCCTACATCCACGACACGGCCGCCACGGTCGAGAAGGCGGAACGCGACGGCGGCACGGCCGTACTGATGCACCCGGTCCGCGAGGAGGTCGTACGGGAGCTGGCCCGCCAGGGAGTGACGATGCCGCGCAAGTCGACGTCGTTCGGCCCGAAGCCGGCGTCGGGTCTGGTGCTGCGGGCGCTGACGCCCTGA
- a CDS encoding prolipoprotein diacylglyceryl transferase — translation MRQELQSLPKTLAEDVAKNLVMVARLIDEDPEGAYAYSKVALRLASRVAAVREAAGFAAYAHQKYGEALAEFRAARRMTGNIELWPLMADCERGLGRPEKALDMAGAPEVHKLDKAGQVEMRLVAAGARRDMGQLDAAIVTLQSPELASNAVQPWTARLRYAYADALLAAGREREAREWFAKAVESDKDGSTDASDRLAELDGIEFVDALDESVSDESVSDENVSDENASDENANDENANDENANDENANEATASDESAESESAGPSAPEEAAEGGKDGDDEEHAEEHKG, via the coding sequence GTGCGGCAGGAGCTGCAGAGCCTGCCCAAGACGCTCGCGGAGGACGTCGCCAAGAACCTGGTGATGGTCGCCAGGCTCATCGACGAGGACCCCGAGGGCGCGTACGCGTACTCCAAGGTGGCGCTGCGCCTCGCGTCCCGTGTCGCCGCCGTGCGCGAGGCGGCCGGCTTCGCCGCGTACGCCCACCAGAAGTACGGCGAGGCTCTTGCCGAGTTCCGGGCCGCCCGGCGTATGACCGGGAACATCGAACTGTGGCCCCTCATGGCCGACTGCGAGCGCGGTCTCGGCCGGCCCGAGAAGGCGCTGGACATGGCCGGTGCGCCCGAGGTGCACAAGCTCGACAAGGCCGGTCAGGTCGAGATGCGGCTCGTCGCGGCCGGTGCGCGCCGGGACATGGGGCAGCTCGACGCCGCCATCGTGACGCTGCAGAGCCCGGAGCTGGCCTCCAACGCCGTGCAGCCGTGGACCGCGCGCCTGCGGTACGCGTACGCCGACGCGCTGCTTGCCGCCGGTCGTGAGCGCGAGGCGCGCGAGTGGTTCGCCAAGGCCGTCGAGTCCGACAAGGACGGCAGCACGGACGCCTCCGACCGGCTTGCCGAGCTGGACGGCATCGAGTTTGTCGACGCCCTCGATGAGAGCGTGAGCGACGAAAGCGTGAGCGACGAGAACGTGAGCGACGAGAACGCGAGCGACGAGAACGCGAACGACGAGAACGCGAACGACGAGAACGCGAACGACGAGAACGCGAACGAAGCGACCGCGAGCGACGAGAGCGCCGAGAGCGAGAGCGCCGGGCCGTCCGCCCCGGAGGAGGCCGCCGAGGGCGGCAAGGACGGCGACGACGAGGAGCACGCCGAAGAGCACAAGGGCTGA